One window of the Micropterus dolomieu isolate WLL.071019.BEF.003 ecotype Adirondacks linkage group LG08, ASM2129224v1, whole genome shotgun sequence genome contains the following:
- the LOC123974590 gene encoding uncharacterized protein DDB_G0287625-like: METGTEQHAQLACKDEEKITDEERVIYAELRNKSRNNNNSNNNSNNNSSNSNNKSNSNNISNSNNSSNSNNNSNNNSNSNNNSNSNNISNSNNSSNSNSNNISNSNNSSNSNNNSNNNSNNISSNSNNNSNNNSNSNSNNSSNNNSNSNNSSNNNSSNSNNNSSNSNSNSNNSSNNNSSNSNNNSSNSNNNSNSNSNNISNSNSSSNSNNNSNNISSNSNNSSNSNNSNSNSNNSSNNNSNNSSNNNSNNSNNSSNNSSNNNNNNSNSSSNNSNSNNNNNTSSSSNNSSNISSNSNNSSNSNNNNSNNNSSN; encoded by the exons ATGGAGACCGGTACTGAACAACATGCACAGTTAGCCTGCAAAGACGAGGAGAAGATCACTGACGAGGAGAGAGTCATCTATGCTGAACTGAGAAACAAATCCAGG aacaacaacaacagcaacaacaacagcaacaacaacagcagcaacagcaacaacaaaagcaacagtaacaacatcagcaacagtaacaacagcagcaacagcaacaacaacagcaacaacaacagcaacagtaacaacaacagcaacagtaacaacatcagcaacagtaacaacagcagcaacagcaacagtaacaacatcagcaacagtaacaacagcagcaacagcaacaacaacagcaacaacaacagcaacaacatcagcagcaacagtaacaacaacagcaacaacaacagcaacagtaacagtaacaacagcagtaacaacaacagcaacagtaacaacagcagtaacaacaacagcagcaacagcaacaacaacagcagcaacagcaacagcaacagtaacaacagcagtaacaacaacagcagcaacagcaacaacaacagcagcaacagcaacaacaacagcaacagcaacagtaacaacatcagcaacagtaacagcagcagcaacagcaacaacaacagcaacaacatcagcagcaacagtaacaacagcagcaacagcaacaacagcaacagcaacagtaacaacagcagtaacaacaacagcaacaacagcagtaacaacaacagcaacaacagcaacaacagcagcaacaacagcagtaacaacaacaacaacaacagcaacagcagcagcaacaacagcaacagcaacaacaacaacaacaccagcagcagcagcaacaacagcagcaacatcagcagcaacagtaacaacagcagcaacagtaacaacaacaacagcaacaacaacagcagcaac